A segment of the Saccharomyces kudriavzevii IFO 1802 strain IFO1802 genome assembly, chromosome: 2 genome:
AACACCATTGGCGATAGAAGTAGGTGACTTCTCATTGATTTCATGGGGTAGTGTATCCTTGGTAgacctttttctttgaatcaGTTCATGCTCGTTATTAGAGATGAAATTAGTAGCGgggattttttcaaaagctttttgttttgatgtTTGTTCCACATTTGTTACATCCGTTGGCACAATACCGCTTGGAATATCATCACGAgatgatttcaaaatattcgagaagaggaaaaaaacagcAACGCTGACATGTTCAATAAAAACGGCATATAATACAATACTAATCCATGAGTGGTTTATTGGATTTGCCAGGAACCAAAGCTTATTCATATAAATAGAATTATGGACGCCGACGTTTGGTAAGTTACAGTTCTGGTACATATAGGTCAAAGTGGCGGTGATGACAGAACCTAAGATCGCGAAAATAACCAGGACAGAATTCCATAGACCAACCGTCAATCTTTTGGTAACAGAAGCAGAGGACGGCTTCTCGTAGATTGGGAATGCGAAATACTCCGGCTTACTGTGAAGAACAGCCTTTCTAAGATCGACTTGATAAACTATCAAATTGACTATTAAACAGATGAACGGAGCCAGCGGCCAAATGGTAGAAAACATAACAAGATAACCGAATTGCAATAGAAGCTTTTTAAAATTCGCATCCAAATCGAACGTGGCTCCCCATGGATCTGTCTCATATGATTTGACCTTTGACCAAATTTCCATATCTGATGAATTAAGTTGGTCTTCACTGATCATATTCTTGGCTTTAACAAACTCAGGATTTGGtcctttgattttttgctGGGCAATGTTGATAAGGCTTGgaacaaaattttccatGCTGAATTGAATTACCTGGTTGATGACAataaagtaaaaaaattgatcttTGTAGCGCCTCGTATCAATAACAAAATCTGAATCGTGGGTAGGTAAACGGGCTAAGACCGAGAAGGCATTGAAAGCCTTGGCTCTTATTTCAGCCGTTAGCAGATGTCCCATTGGCAgatagagaaaaagagtAATCAATAACGGGACATAACTGGATAAAAAGATAATGACAAAATTTTTAGCCTCCTTAGATTTCTTTGCACTTATAACGCTGTTGTGATTTTCCCACTTTGTCATAGGCTCCACAAAATATTTATTGTAAACTATTGTTAGAACTGGAGTAAACGTGCAAATTAGTACGGTGGGTAAGAATGACAAAACAGATACCATTGGACCATTGTAGATTTGCTTgataaaaatttccaatGCAAAACAATATAACTGGAATGATAACAGTACGAAACTAAAGAACAAAGCCACTGGAATAAAAGagcattttttcagcatGATAATTGAGGCAGCATTTTTCTGAGATTTTCGTTTATcatgaagaaattcaacGGTGGAGAATGAGGAATATTTGCTCAATCTATCGGACCAAAATGGTTCATACTTGTAAAGCCAAAAGGTTGCAAATGACAGAGTCCATAAAATGGTAAATAGCGAGTACGTGGAGTTGAACTCATATGCGAAATTTGATAAGAATCTAATCGATAATCCGAAAAAGGAGAATGGAATCAACCATTTTATATAGTTTTgtaaaaatgcaaaatataGGGATTGCTTGGGATTATTGGTCAAGTTCGATAAGTTATACAGCTCGTACTGTTTTGGAGtctccaaaatttttgttttacttTTAGAAACCACTTTCTGCAAATCATCGGACAGTTCTGCATCATGGTATGGTATGATGGATTCAATGAAGTCCAAGTTTTGCAAAAATGAGAACAGCAGCTTTGCATTATCTTGATGGATTCTAATGAACGCATAACTCGTCTTCAAGTCATGGCCAGGTTCAATAATCGAATGAATATGTAAACGTTTGAATTCCACACGTAAACTTTTTTCGCTCGCACTGGAAGTCCTATTGAACACGATAACACAGTTTGGGTCCAAAGCTGTAATTGTCTGCGACATAATATGCTCAACGTgcaattcttgtttttttttttaaatgtGCTTGACAAATCTTGATATACCAAccgaaaataataataatcttAAAAAAGATTAATGTTAGCAGTAGCGGATATAAAAGCGAACGTCCAAATGTCTTTTCAAGCCCCCTGTTTCTAACTTCCCTTATTGAGATGGCAGCAATGGAGAAAAAGggatattttcaaagaacaCAATAGTATTTGCGAAAAGAGACCCacgattttttcaattaaaGAATGTAAGCAGTAGATATTTTATCACAAGTCTTTTAGAGTGTCTTACGGCGGTTTGGTAGTGAAATCTACCttgaaaaccaaaaaaaaaaacagataaaaaaagtaccTTTGTTTGTTTCGTCTCTGGTgggaaaaatgaaaagattcTCGCAGGGTGAAAAATGTCAAGAGGAATCTCAAGGAGACGAATAATCTACAAAGAAGTGTGCTTACTTCGTAAGACAGGAAATCCAAAATCTAGGCAGTTTCCCGGCGCTCATATAAAAGAGTACATTAGAACATGGAGCGTGCTGATGCTGTATATATTTTGTCTTGAGAAATCTTTCCTAGAAGCACTGCGGTGTTGGTctcttgaatattttaacgcgatttttttcgttcttttgaacataCATAAAATGAGCCTTTTCATTAGAATGATGGTTCAAGAAAGACCAACAGCTTAGCGAGGTACGAATAATGTCGTTGTGGGTAGATAAATATAGACCTAAGTCGTTGAATGCACTTTCACATAATGACGAATTGacaaatttcttgaaatcgCTAGCTGATCAACCTCGTGATTTACCTCATCTACTACTATATGGACCGAATGGCACAGGTAAAAAGACACGTTGTATGGCGCTATTGGAGTCTATATTTGGAGCAGGAGTTTACAGGCTAAAGATTGACGTTAGACAGTTCGTCACTTCCTCGAACAGGAAATTAGAATTGAATGTGGTCAGTTCGCCATATCATTTAGAGATCACACCAAGCGATATGGGTAATAATGATAGAATTGTCATTCAGGAACTACTGAAGGAAGTGGCACAAATGGAGCAAGTGGACTTCCAAGATTCTAAGGATGGATTGGCTCACAGATATAAATGTGTTATAATTAACGAGGCAAACTCTTTAACAAAAGATGCTCAAGCAGCCTTAAGGCGTACCATGGAAAAATACTCCAAGAACATTAGATTGATCATGATCTGCGATTCAATGTCCCCTATAATTGCTCCCATCAAATCACGTTGTCTACTGATTCGTTGCCCCACACCAAGTGACAACGAAATTTCCAAGATTCTGTCAGATGTAGTAACGAATGAAAGAATAAACCTGGAAACAAAAGatattttacaaaagaTAGCCCGGGAATCAAATGGCAATCTTCGAATCTCGCTGTTGATGCTTGAATCTATGGCattgaataatgaaatgACACTGAAAAGCAGTAGTCCTATAATAAAGGCGGACTGGCTTATCGTGATCCAAAAACTAACGAGGAAAATCGTGAAAGAGAGATCTGTTAATTCTTTAATTGAATGCAGAGCCGTTCTGTACGACTTGCTAGCTCATTGTATACCTGCAAACGTCATCTTGAAGGAAATAACGTTCGCTTTACTGGATGTGGAAACCTTGAACACCGGAAACAAATCGTCGATTATTGAATATTCAAGTGTTTTTGACGAGAGGCTATCGCTTGGAAACAAGGCGATCTTCCACTTGGAAGGATTTATAGCAAAAGTCATGTGCTCCTTAGATtgatatataaatatacatTATAAGTACTGTGAATGCTACAAAAAAGCTGATAACTAACGCATTTTCTGTTGACATATttaaacctttttttttctcgttAGAAACTAGCCTTACTATCTTAttgtttttcattattttttagtATACAACtatattaatatttttacatttatTCCTCGTCGTTGAATTTAGGAGCCAAGAAGAATTGTAGGAACCCACTCTTTAAATCAAATTGGAACAAAGCTGGAGCTTCGCTAGATAGTCTAATGCCGACTCTGTCGGAAAGAGAAGAACCTTTGATGATATCCAACAAGTACTTGGCGCCGAACGTCAAGTCCACAGGCTGGTCCATTTCTAGTTTGATACTTGTTTCAGGGTGTTCCATGTCCACAAATGGTTTTATTATGACGGAACCTGATCCTATATCACCATCTGCTACGAATttgattgtttctttagtgACCATGATATTAATGGAATCGCTAAGTTGTGACAAATCACGAACGATTTTAGAGAACTCAGAAGATGGTAAGGACAGAGTGGAGTCGTATTgtaattcttcaatttttaaaaaatctGCATCAATATCCATTaacttcaaagaatatTCGGCTATACGATCCTTTTTAGTATCTTCGAATAGTAAAATGATAGAGTCCGGTGTGTTATCAGCAATCAGGGTTAAAGTATCAGTATTGTTACCACAGCGTAGGATCTTACTTAAAGAAGTTAAATCCATACCTAGTGTAACAGGATGGTCACATCTATACTCTTGGAAGGCTTCGACACCGATTTCCAAGGACACCAACAAAACTCTTGAGTCATCGACAGCTTGAGCGATGATGCCGTCTTCCTTGCATTGGAAATTGACCAGTTGGACACAGTCCTTGAAACCATCAatgattcttttgaaaagggaTGCTTCTTCGAACTTGGCTTctaacatttttttatctttatgCTGTGTATTTCTATGGTTGCTGACTAGTGCTagtaaaagaagaatgggGAAAtggcaagaagaaaggaaagaaggCTAAACCAGAAAAGTTTCTTATATAAAGAATTATGTAGTAGAGGAGAGAAAGCACGGAAGCCATGAATTGCgaagtagaaaaaaaaagtgttaCGCGTTTCGCGTCCCGCTTTCTGGACAAAGCAGAAAAATGCGAAAGAATAATGACATATTAGAAATCAGCATACACAGTGAGAAAAGGGGAAGGAAGAGAGAATACATAAGAGAGAAGAAGGATATATAagtacaataataatgataatataaTAACATATAAGCCAACGTGTGTTGgagaaaagtaaaaaaaaggagaatGCCTTATTGATCAGGCGCGTGTAGCATTATACAATTCCTTTTCGGACTCATATCTCTTCTTGTCAGCTTGAGCCTTGGATTCGTAAGGTTGCTTATCCTCCGCGGTTAGAgccttccatttttcaccCAATATTCTGCCCACTTGGCCAAAGGTTACGTCAGGGTTCTCAGAACGGACGATATCTCTATTTTCGTTGGCGAAGAACATGTAGGCCGACAAACCTCTCTTTGGGGCGTTGGGATCCTTCTTTCTCCTGGtggttcttttctttggttcCTTTGTTTGCTTTGGTTGTTTTGGTTCCTTAGTTGCGGCCATAGCGGTGGTTGTATATGTTAAAGGTCTAAGCTAATCAGTTAGTACTCTTGCCGTGTGTTGCGATAAACAGAGGTAGGGGGAGGGGAGAAAGGTGGCCTAGCTTGAGAATACTGCGGTAAAAAGTCGGACACACAGTCTCAAATTCAAGCATGCCGCCATGGGCGGCTATTCTGCTATCACTGAGCTGTGATGGGGTAATATACTCTCTTGCCCCCACAATCCTTATCATCACAGTGTTCTAATGAGTCTCTTACCCCCACCCCAACGTTTAATGAGGACCAGAACGGCCTTTAGCTGCATCCTGTCCTAGCTGTGTCAATCTGTGTGATCTTGTCAAGCCCATCATTTCCGGTGGGCTCACCCAGCGCCTTACATACTTTGCGAAAAAGTCGTTTTTCTGCTTAGTGTTGGGGGCTGTCTCGCATACTGTAATTCCCACTATTGCCCTCACAACCTCACTTTGCTGTGCTTTATAGTTGCCGCGCCacccaaaaaaaaccaaaaaaacaCTACCCAAAACGGGTGAGAGCAGCGCACGTGATATGCGTGCGGGTAACAGGTTCGGATGATTATTCTTAACTATACACAGGTTATATTTCTATACAGGCAGTCCTCCTACTTCCAGCTAGTCTTTGGGCTCACCGGTCGTTTTCTTGGACAGAAATCGGGAGTAATGTCGTAGTTGATTCTCCGGCCCGAACCCTCGTGTCTGTACAAACCCGCCGATGAGGCGGTTGCTGTAGTGCATCTTTGCCACACATCTATCTATGCAGCACTGTTCCCCCTTCGCAAGGTCGGGCTCGCTGTAGCCCTCGTGCGGGATACACTTTTCAAGACACGTTCTGAGGATGGTGTTAAAAGTAGAACACATCGCGTCGAATTGCACTCCTGCCACGTCTAACTTCTCCTGAGACACCTCCTGGTTACCTCTCAGACTATTCAGAAATAACGACATCCTCTTGTTGATCTGCTTCAGTTGTACGCCGGAACTTACAGTGTTATTTTGGTAGTAAACCACCGTCAGTCTTGATGGGTTTATTtagccatttttttttggcgcTGCATAAATTGGATTTTGGTTACCCTGGgaggaacaagaagagaatataaaaatgatatGGGTATTTTATCTGCAGTATTATGTAATTATACAATCTATTGTTTTAATAAAGTGTCATTGTAGTGAGTGGTATGCCAGTCCCAGTAGAAGGTCAATTCGGTGACGTTACTGACGCTACTGACGTTACAAACCTTTAGGAAGTCAGTACCGGCCACTCTCTTTTCAGCGTAGTCGTAGAAGTCGTTAACCTCACAAGAGAATCCTGGACCAGTGGAACAGGTTTCAATTGGCACGACGGCGTCGTTGATGGCGTATCTGACGTAGGTACTGTTAGAACATTGGAACTTTTCGGTGTAAACACGGGCACCTTGAGGAACATACCAAGACTTGTGGAAAGTGTTGTCCATGAATGGAACGTAGTCAGCGGTCAAATTGTTCTTGTCGTCAATTATACCAATAGTGGTCAAATAGTTCAAGATGTCGGTATCGTGGGTGAAACTCAACCAAACCTTTTGGTCTTGAATTTCACTTTGCtttaacaatttcaaagtagCGTTAAACAAGTTAGCACCGACGGATCTAATCATATCATAACCTGGTCCATCCTGGTAGAATGAAGTCAGATCCTGACCATAAGAGTAATGGACCAATTCGTCTCTGGTAAAGATATCGCAGACATCACTGTAACCTCTAGCGTTCAATTCGTATGCACACCACGCAAACAGAGTGTTGGCATCGGATGAAGTCAAATTCAAACccttgttttctttattcaaTCTCTTGGCAATATCGCCCAAATAGGTGGTGTCATATTTGTCCAAAATGTCATCGTTGGCATCTTCGTCCCAACCTGGGCATGCATTACCAGCGCTCAAGGTGTTGGCACCGGCAGACATCGCTTCGCTAACAGTTTGCAAGGAGATATTGAATTGATCACCTAAACCGTCAATGAAATATTGAGCGGTGTCGTGAACTCTTTCAGAACTAGCGgcaaaaatgggaaaacTAGTTTGGTTTTC
Coding sequences within it:
- the IST2 gene encoding Ist2p (similar to Saccharomyces cerevisiae IST2 (YBR086C); ancestral locus Anc_3.323), which encodes MSQTITALDPNCVIVFNRTSSASEKSLRVEFKRLHIHSIIEPGHDLKTSYAFIRIHQDNAKLLFSFLQNLDFIESIIPYHDAELSDDLQKVVSKSKTKILETPKQYELYNLSNLTNNPKQSLYFAFLQNYIKWLIPFSFFGLSIRFLSNFAYEFNSTYSLFTILWTLSFATFWLYKYEPFWSDRLSKYSSFSTVEFLHDKRKSQKNAASIIMLKKCSFIPVALFFSFVLLSFQLYCFALEIFIKQIYNGPMVSVLSFLPTVLICTFTPVLTIVYNKYFVEPMTKWENHNSVISAKKSKEAKNFVIIFLSSYVPLLITLFLYLPMGHLLTAEIRAKAFNAFSVLARLPTHDSDFVIDTRRYKDQFFYFIVINQVIQFSMENFVPSLINIAQQKIKGPNPEFVKAKNMISEDQLNSSDMEIWSKVKSYETDPWGATFDLDANFKKLLLQFGYLVMFSTIWPLAPFICLIVNLIVYQVDLRKAVLHSKPEYFAFPIYEKPSSASVTKRLTVGLWNSVLVIFAILGSVITATLTYMYQNCNLPNVGVHNSIYMNKLWFLANPINHSWISIVLYAVFIEHVSVAVFFLFSNILKSSRDDIPSGIVPTDVTNVEQTSKQKAFEKIPATNFISNNEHELIQRKRSTKDTLPHEINEKSPTSIANGVETQDITQSKTEPLSSSPASQKPSSFSSSGAGDSEIDSVDNNVAECTGEKPVATEMNDKRNSLIKVVTAGSYGVAGATLPETIPTSKNYYQRFDEDGKSTRDVKSSADASGVADISTADAGSKSLTNSNPPDALNGKIDQIPKIAVTGGKDNGNTKVQNDAAPKNPVNKDANIKPVINAGANDVQSKVSAATGQAKTEISNKNGPARSISTKETKESARSSNKNNSTDATQHQHHHHHHHRRDAGVKNVTNNSKATESSSSSSTTKEKPKHKKGLLHKLKKRL
- the RFC5 gene encoding replication factor C subunit 5 (similar to Saccharomyces cerevisiae RFC5 (YBR087W); ancestral locus Anc_3.326), which translates into the protein MSLWVDKYRPKSLNALSHNDELTNFLKSLADQPRDLPHLLLYGPNGTGKKTRCMALLESIFGAGVYRLKIDVRQFVTSSNRKLELNVVSSPYHLEITPSDMGNNDRIVIQELLKEVAQMEQVDFQDSKDGLAHRYKCVIINEANSLTKDAQAALRRTMEKYSKNIRLIMICDSMSPIIAPIKSRCLLIRCPTPSDNEISKILSDVVTNERINLETKDILQKIARESNGNLRISLLMLESMALNNEMTLKSSSPIIKADWLIVIQKLTRKIVKERSVNSLIECRAVLYDLLAHCIPANVILKEITFALLDVETLNTGNKSSIIEYSSVFDERLSLGNKAIFHLEGFIAKVMCSLD
- the POL30 gene encoding proliferating cell nuclear antigen (similar to Saccharomyces cerevisiae POL30 (YBR088C); ancestral locus Anc_3.332); its protein translation is MLEAKFEEASLFKRIIDGFKDCVQLVNFQCKEDGIIAQAVDDSRVLLVSLEIGVEAFQEYRCDHPVTLGMDLTSLSKILRCGNNTDTLTLIADNTPDSIILLFEDTKKDRIAEYSLKLMDIDADFLKIEELQYDSTLSLPSSEFSKIVRDLSQLSDSINIMVTKETIKFVADGDIGSGSVIIKPFVDMEHPETSIKLEMDQPVDLTFGAKYLLDIIKGSSLSDRVGIRLSSEAPALFQFDLKSGFLQFFLAPKFNDEE
- the NHP6B gene encoding high-mobility group nucleosome-binding protein (similar to Saccharomyces cerevisiae NHP6B (YBR089C-A) and NHP6A (YPR052C); ancestral locus Anc_3.333), which produces MAATKEPKQPKQTKEPKKRTTRRKKDPNAPKRGLSAYMFFANENRDIVRSENPDVTFGQVGRILGEKWKALTAEDKQPYESKAQADKKRYESEKELYNATRA
- the TIM12 gene encoding Tim12p (similar to Saccharomyces cerevisiae TIM12 (YBR091C); ancestral locus Anc_3.334), encoding MSLFLNSLRGNQEVSQEKLDVAGVQFDAMCSTFNTILRTCLEKCIPHEGYSEPDLAKGEQCCIDRCVAKMHYSNRLIGGFVQTRGFGPENQLRHYSRFLSKKTTGEPKD
- the SKDI02G2000 gene encoding histidine phosphatase family protein (similar to Saccharomyces cerevisiae PHO3 (YBR092C)) — its product is MFKSVVYSVLAAALVNAGTIPLGKLADVAKIGTQEDIFPFLGGAGPYFSFPGDYGISRDLPEGCEMKQLHMLARHGERYPTYSKGATITKTWYKLSNYTRQFNGSLSFLNDDYEFFIRDNDDLEMETTMANSNDVLNPYTGEMDAKRHAREFLAQYGYMFENQTSFPIFAASSERVHDTAQYFIDGLGDQFNISLQTVSEAMSAGANTLSAGNACPGWDEDANDDILDKYDTTYLGDIAKRLNKENKGLNLTSSDANTLFAWCAYELNARGYSDVCDIFTRDELVHYSYGQDLTSFYQDGPGYDMIRSVGANLFNATLKLLKQSEIQDQKVWLSFTHDTDILNYLTTIGIIDDKNNLTADYVPFMDNTFHKSWYVPQGARVYTEKFQCSNSTYVRYAINDAVVPIETCSTGPGFSCEVNDFYDYAEKRVAGTDFLKVCNVSSVSNVTELTFYWDWHTTHYNDTLLKQ